Proteins encoded within one genomic window of Rhodothermales bacterium:
- a CDS encoding pyridoxal-dependent decarboxylase, whose protein sequence is MQKEPCETAALRYAFDRSIDYLAGLDSASVGTTVADATLRERLERPLPDGPMDPVEVVSDLVAGVEGGLTASTGGRFFGWVIGGTVPAALAADWLTSTWDQVPGVYAVSPAASIVEEVCGAWLLELLGLPATASYALVTGCQMAHVTCLGAARNEVLARAGWDVEERGLFGAPAIRVVSGARRHGTIERALRMLGMGRACLVDIPLEPGAQLTAGALDAVLAEAPGQPTIVLLQAGDVNTGGFDPFADVIPVAHRHGAWVHVDGAFGLWAAASPAYRHLTRGVEQADSWATDGHKWLNVPYDSGYAFVTNREAHHRSLSHHASYLHKSTEIRDAVDWTPEHSRRARGFATYAAIRSLGRSGVARLVDDGCRHARALVDAAGRLPGVEVVQRPIINQGILRFLDPAPGATEADHDRRTDAIMAAVMATGEALFTGTLLYGRRCMRVSVSSWKTTDEDVRRAVQAIATCLRAADS, encoded by the coding sequence ATGCAGAAAGAACCCTGTGAGACGGCGGCGTTGCGCTACGCCTTCGACCGGTCGATTGACTACCTCGCCGGCCTCGACAGCGCCTCCGTAGGAACCACCGTTGCGGACGCCACGCTGCGCGAACGACTGGAACGGCCGCTTCCGGACGGCCCGATGGATCCCGTGGAGGTCGTGTCGGACCTCGTCGCCGGCGTCGAGGGCGGCCTCACCGCCAGCACGGGCGGCCGCTTTTTCGGCTGGGTGATCGGGGGCACGGTGCCGGCGGCGCTGGCGGCCGACTGGCTGACGTCCACCTGGGACCAGGTGCCCGGCGTTTACGCGGTGTCGCCCGCGGCGTCGATCGTGGAGGAGGTGTGCGGGGCGTGGCTGCTGGAGCTGCTCGGGCTGCCGGCGACGGCCAGCTACGCGCTGGTGACCGGCTGCCAGATGGCGCACGTGACATGCCTCGGCGCGGCCCGCAACGAGGTGCTGGCGCGGGCCGGGTGGGATGTGGAGGAACGCGGCCTGTTCGGCGCCCCGGCCATCCGCGTCGTCTCCGGCGCGCGGCGTCACGGCACCATCGAGCGGGCGCTGCGGATGCTCGGGATGGGGCGCGCCTGCCTCGTCGATATCCCGCTGGAGCCCGGCGCGCAGCTCACCGCCGGCGCGCTCGACGCCGTCCTGGCCGAGGCGCCCGGTCAGCCGACCATCGTCCTGCTCCAGGCCGGCGACGTGAACACCGGGGGCTTCGATCCCTTCGCCGACGTGATTCCGGTGGCGCACCGGCACGGCGCGTGGGTTCATGTGGACGGCGCCTTCGGTCTGTGGGCCGCCGCCAGCCCCGCCTACCGGCACCTGACCCGCGGCGTCGAGCAGGCCGATTCGTGGGCCACCGATGGCCACAAATGGCTCAACGTGCCGTACGACAGCGGCTACGCTTTTGTCACAAACCGGGAGGCGCATCATCGGTCGCTTTCGCACCACGCCAGCTACTTGCACAAGTCCACCGAAATCCGGGATGCGGTGGACTGGACGCCGGAGCATTCGCGTCGCGCGCGCGGCTTCGCCACCTATGCGGCGATACGCAGTCTGGGTAGGAGCGGCGTCGCCAGGCTGGTGGACGATGGCTGCCGGCATGCGCGCGCCCTGGTCGACGCCGCCGGCCGGCTCCCCGGCGTGGAGGTCGTCCAGCGCCCGATCATCAACCAGGGCATCCTGCGTTTCCTGGACCCGGCCCCGGGCGCCACGGAGGCCGACCACGACCGCCGCACCGACGCCATCATGGCGGCCGTGATGGCCACGGGCGAGGCGCTGTTTACCGGGACACTCTTGTACGGACGACGGTGCATGCGCGTGTCGGTAAGCAGCTGGAAGACCACCGATGAGGATGTCCGCCGTGCCGTGCAGGCCATCGCCACGTGCCTCCGCGCGGCCGACTCGTAA
- a CDS encoding DinB family protein, translated as MDFHLADGIAVLERTPGTLRALLAGLPAAWFEANEGPDTWSPFDVVGHLLHGERTDWIPRARIILEQGADRRFKPFDRFAQFEENADASLEDLLQAFERARRDSLTTLTGWTLSAAELDLAGEHPEFGEVTLRQLLATWVAHDLSHIAQIGRVMAKQYRDAVGPWRAYLPIMDR; from the coding sequence ATGGATTTTCACCTCGCCGACGGCATCGCCGTCCTGGAACGCACGCCCGGAACGCTGCGCGCGCTGCTGGCCGGGCTGCCGGCGGCCTGGTTCGAGGCGAACGAGGGCCCCGACACCTGGAGCCCGTTCGACGTGGTGGGGCATCTGTTGCATGGCGAGCGCACCGACTGGATTCCGCGGGCGCGGATCATCCTGGAGCAGGGCGCCGATCGGCGCTTCAAGCCGTTCGACCGCTTCGCGCAGTTCGAGGAAAACGCGGACGCGTCGCTGGAGGACCTCCTGCAGGCCTTCGAGCGCGCTCGACGCGACAGCCTCACGACGCTGACCGGCTGGACGCTGAGCGCCGCCGAACTCGACCTGGCCGGTGAGCATCCGGAATTCGGGGAGGTCACGCTGCGCCAGCTGCTGGCCACCTGGGTGGCGCACGACCTGAGCCATATCGCCCAGATCGGCCGCGTCATGGCCAAACAGTATCGCGACGCAGTCGGTCCGTGGCGCGCCTACCTCCCGATCATGGATCGATGA
- a CDS encoding DUF6157 family protein, with the protein MKVHTTNYIDTFIEIAEDAEALDGIVPPARGDARTVAQLQYEMLADRPYAYTSDDVLFTVYATRKELSDDELAEQRAAFFSKGQPSFRASPLTKTYGWGVHNDSEGRIAIYPVGSEAYNRFLADPSVKKVKAMRSKKG; encoded by the coding sequence ATGAAAGTCCACACGACCAATTACATCGACACATTTATCGAGATCGCCGAAGACGCGGAGGCCCTGGATGGGATCGTGCCGCCGGCGAGAGGCGACGCCAGGACCGTCGCGCAACTGCAATATGAGATGCTGGCCGATCGTCCGTACGCCTACACGTCGGACGACGTGCTCTTCACCGTGTATGCGACGCGCAAGGAGCTGTCCGACGACGAATTGGCGGAGCAGCGCGCCGCGTTTTTCTCGAAGGGTCAGCCGTCTTTCCGCGCGTCGCCGCTGACGAAGACGTACGGATGGGGCGTGCATAACGACAGCGAAGGCCGGATCGCGATCTATCCGGTGGGTAGCGAGGCCTATAACCGGTTTCTGGCCGACCCGTCGGTCAAGAAAGTGAAGGCCATGCGGTCGAAGAAAGGCTGA
- a CDS encoding TlpA disulfide reductase family protein produces MSRSITRFFAAAALLLLASSCQPDPGAAPGPVAVGVQVGLMAPDFEGPSLGGRPVRLAEYRGRYVLVDFWGTWCPPCRKEVPFLRAAYEAYPRDRFDILAISVNDPPADLRAFIEREGLAWKQIIQYDYDPARRAVVEAFRIDSYPSTFLIDPNGIIVARGGMLRQRNLALTLEKYLGAP; encoded by the coding sequence ATGTCGCGTTCAATCACCCGTTTTTTTGCGGCCGCCGCACTGCTCCTGCTGGCGTCCTCCTGCCAGCCCGATCCGGGCGCGGCGCCGGGGCCCGTCGCCGTCGGCGTACAGGTCGGCCTCATGGCGCCCGACTTCGAGGGGCCGTCGCTGGGCGGCCGGCCGGTGCGGCTCGCCGAATATCGCGGACGCTACGTGCTCGTCGATTTCTGGGGCACGTGGTGCCCGCCGTGCCGGAAGGAGGTCCCCTTCCTGCGCGCGGCCTACGAAGCCTATCCGCGCGACCGGTTCGACATCCTGGCCATTTCCGTCAACGACCCGCCGGCGGACCTGCGCGCCTTCATCGAGCGCGAAGGCCTCGCCTGGAAGCAGATCATCCAGTACGATTACGACCCCGCCCGGCGCGCCGTCGTCGAGGCGTTCCGGATCGACAGCTACCCGTCCACCTTCCTGATCGACCCCAACGGCATCATCGTCGCCCGCGGCGGCATGCTGCGTCAGCGCAACCTCGCCCTGACGCTCGAAAAGTACCTGGGCGCGCCCTGA
- a CDS encoding YciI family protein, which produces MKNFMLIFRGPDYTEAAYTAEESQAAMGKWFAWVDALKAQDRYVAGEALMPGGKTVGANNHVTDGPFAESKELVGGFFVIRATDVDDAVAQCGGFPDYDIGGSVEVREVVVFDM; this is translated from the coding sequence ATGAAAAACTTCATGCTGATCTTCAGGGGCCCCGACTACACCGAGGCCGCGTATACGGCCGAAGAAAGCCAGGCTGCGATGGGCAAGTGGTTTGCCTGGGTCGACGCGCTCAAGGCCCAGGACCGGTACGTGGCCGGCGAGGCGCTGATGCCGGGTGGGAAGACGGTCGGAGCCAACAACCACGTCACCGACGGACCCTTCGCGGAGTCCAAGGAGCTGGTCGGTGGCTTTTTTGTCATCCGGGCTACCGATGTCGATGACGCTGTCGCGCAGTGCGGCGGTTTCCCCGATTACGACATCGGCGGCAGTGTCGAGGTCCGCGAAGTCGTCGTATTCGACATGTGA
- a CDS encoding sigma-70 family RNA polymerase sigma factor encodes MTAEPHRELVDHLFRQEQGKMVAVLTRIFGFDQLELVEDVVQDAFLSALRAWRTRLPDNPGGWLMQAAKHRAVDLLRRGQLQIRHAATQDPAAVAVGVNELFHASEISDSQLRLMFACCHPVLEERDQLAFTLQLASGFGVREIAAALLTRQETIKKRLQRARSRIKEAGVRLAIPAGPELKARLDAVLKVLYLTFNEGYQSSTAEEVIRRDLCAEAMRLTKLVCEHPVTDTTDANALLALMCYHAARFDSRLGPDNETVLLADQDRSKWDRELIGVAHFYLSRSRPDEAPSVYVLEAAIAAQHVVAPAYADTSWATLLTLYDLLLRIKPTHTVRMNRAVVLGEMGDGPAALVALRALDPKELAGHEHLYHCVVARVYERMGDEPSRREHLALALAAAVHERDRALIRSRLASSIP; translated from the coding sequence ATGACGGCGGAACCGCACCGGGAGCTGGTCGACCATCTTTTCAGGCAGGAGCAGGGAAAGATGGTCGCCGTGCTCACCCGCATTTTTGGATTCGACCAGCTCGAGCTCGTCGAGGATGTCGTGCAGGATGCGTTCCTGAGCGCCTTGCGCGCGTGGCGCACCCGGCTGCCGGACAACCCCGGCGGGTGGCTGATGCAGGCCGCGAAGCACCGGGCGGTCGACCTGCTCCGGCGCGGCCAGCTCCAGATCCGGCACGCCGCCACGCAGGATCCGGCCGCGGTGGCCGTGGGCGTGAACGAGCTGTTTCACGCCAGCGAGATCTCGGACAGCCAGCTCCGGCTCATGTTCGCCTGCTGCCATCCGGTGCTGGAGGAGCGGGACCAGCTCGCATTCACCCTCCAGCTCGCGTCCGGCTTCGGCGTCCGCGAGATCGCCGCCGCCCTGCTCACCCGGCAGGAAACCATCAAGAAGCGGCTGCAGCGGGCGCGGTCGCGGATCAAGGAGGCCGGCGTCCGCCTCGCCATCCCCGCCGGCCCGGAGCTGAAGGCCCGGCTCGACGCCGTGCTCAAGGTGCTGTATCTGACCTTCAACGAGGGCTACCAGTCGTCGACGGCCGAGGAGGTCATCCGGCGCGACCTCTGCGCCGAGGCGATGCGCCTGACCAAGCTCGTGTGCGAGCACCCGGTGACGGATACGACGGACGCCAACGCCCTGCTCGCGCTCATGTGCTACCACGCCGCCCGGTTCGACAGCCGGCTCGGACCCGACAACGAGACCGTCCTGCTCGCCGACCAGGATCGGTCGAAGTGGGATCGCGAGCTGATCGGGGTGGCGCACTTCTACCTGTCGCGCTCCCGGCCGGACGAGGCGCCGTCGGTCTACGTGCTCGAGGCGGCCATCGCGGCGCAGCATGTCGTCGCGCCGGCGTACGCGGACACGTCATGGGCTACCCTGCTCACGCTGTACGATCTGCTGCTGCGCATAAAGCCTACGCACACGGTGCGGATGAATCGCGCCGTCGTGCTGGGCGAGATGGGCGACGGGCCGGCGGCCCTCGTCGCATTGCGGGCCCTGGACCCGAAGGAACTGGCGGGGCACGAACATCTATATCATTGCGTGGTGGCCCGGGTCTACGAGCGCATGGGCGACGAGCCGTCACGCCGTGAACACCTCGCCCTGGCGCTGGCCGCCGCGGTCCACGAGCGCGATCGCGCCCTCATCCGGAGCCGTCTGGCATCAAGCATACCCTAG
- a CDS encoding DUF1810 domain-containing protein, whose product MQRFVDAQAPCYDAALRELRAGEKRTHWMWFVFPQLRGLGRSAMAQRYAIGSAGEARAYWAHPVLGARLRDCTEAVLGVKDRSAHRIFGFPDDLKFRSCMTLFDRATSEALFTEALVRYFAGEPDPQTIAGLQAVE is encoded by the coding sequence TTGCAACGATTCGTAGACGCCCAGGCGCCGTGTTACGATGCGGCGTTGCGCGAGCTTCGGGCCGGCGAGAAGCGGACGCACTGGATGTGGTTCGTCTTTCCCCAACTGCGGGGCCTGGGCCGCAGCGCGATGGCGCAGCGGTATGCCATCGGGTCCGCCGGCGAGGCGCGGGCCTACTGGGCGCATCCGGTGCTCGGGGCGCGGTTGCGCGATTGCACCGAGGCGGTGCTGGGCGTGAAGGACCGATCGGCGCACCGGATATTCGGGTTTCCCGACGACCTCAAGTTCCGGTCGTGCATGACCTTGTTCGACCGGGCGACGTCCGAGGCGCTTTTTACCGAGGCGCTCGTGCGTTACTTTGCCGGCGAACCCGATCCGCAAACGATAGCGGGTCTCCAGGCTGTGGAGTGA